A portion of the Novosphingobium sp. KA1 genome contains these proteins:
- a CDS encoding TonB-dependent receptor translates to MRTLYCAAAMTAIAVGTAASQAAYAQDDAAPAADIVITGTRIKRPDLASNSPQTIVSSEEFKYQGATTVEQVLNRLPQFTADANENVSNGSDGTSKINLRNLGSNRVLVLLDGQRLMPSQAVNLNFVPSSLVERVDVVSGGASAVYGSDALSGVVNFVLKKDLDGVRIDAQAGFAQHTNDNSSIRSLLTAKDYTPAPKSVVDGGKQDITIAAGKNFADGRGNITVFGGYRHFSPVRQSDRDVSSCALNQLDDAGTGLYCGGSSNSPFGSFVPLSDKSAYQGQTLVNNRSGDGTLVPYDNSYAYNYAPDNYFQRSDERITAGGFAHFDFSKAAQLYGSFMYMHDQTFSQVAPSAIWLGTAFAIPCNHPYASAAQLNAICGSAAGTDTTEDSLVAYRMNVAPRRDNLRYNDYRYSAGLKGDLGSGFSYDVNYMYSLVKYNETYMNDVDQVKAARALDVVSVNGVATCRSVVNGTDPNCIPVNVFTPGGVTAEQAAYLFTESNTASRNSLSVFSGSLSGDLGEMGVTLPWASHGVGIALGAERRRETLKFTADEVAQQNGTVDTDGVISVTEAYGEIEVPLIEDQPFIRSLSINGGLRYSSYDNKQHSTGLGSSYNVWTYKAELSWQPVDDLRIRASYNHAIRAPNVGELFGAQSVGNVSAIDPCAGATPTASLAVCELTGVTAAQYGKIVECPSDTCSALGGGNTALKPETADTYTVGFVLTPKALRRFSLSVDYFNIKVKDYIGSIAPSLIISQCASTGDPYFCGLFKRDPRSGALFGQNAGYIVSTTLNTGYLKTSGIDVTADYTLPLGGAGQLNFNVVGTWLAEQKAEPVPGMGSYDCKGYFGYTCGQPNPEWRHVARLTWMGESDTTVSLSWRHIGGTKLSSLSDNPFLTGTPSIINRKIDAYNYFDLSLSQAIDKQFTLRAGVNNMFDKDPPALAAGVLSSFGNGNTYPGVYDALGRTIFIGFTANF, encoded by the coding sequence ATGAGGACACTTTATTGCGCGGCCGCGATGACCGCGATCGCCGTCGGCACCGCCGCTTCGCAGGCTGCCTACGCCCAGGACGACGCGGCTCCGGCCGCCGACATCGTCATCACCGGCACGCGCATCAAGCGCCCCGATCTTGCCAGCAACAGCCCGCAGACGATCGTTTCGTCCGAGGAATTCAAGTATCAGGGCGCGACCACGGTCGAGCAGGTGCTGAACCGCCTACCGCAGTTCACCGCAGACGCCAACGAGAACGTCTCGAACGGCTCGGACGGCACCTCCAAGATCAACTTGCGCAACCTCGGCTCGAACCGCGTGCTCGTCCTGCTTGACGGCCAGCGCCTGATGCCTTCGCAGGCGGTCAACCTCAACTTCGTGCCCAGCAGCCTGGTCGAGCGCGTCGACGTCGTGTCGGGCGGCGCCTCGGCCGTCTACGGTTCGGACGCGCTTTCGGGCGTGGTCAACTTCGTGCTCAAGAAGGACCTCGACGGTGTTCGCATCGACGCACAGGCCGGTTTCGCGCAGCACACCAACGACAACAGCTCCATCCGCAGCCTGCTGACCGCAAAGGACTATACCCCGGCACCGAAGTCGGTGGTCGACGGCGGCAAGCAGGACATCACCATCGCGGCGGGCAAGAACTTCGCCGACGGCCGTGGCAACATCACCGTGTTCGGCGGCTATCGCCACTTCAGCCCGGTTCGCCAGTCGGATCGCGACGTGTCGTCCTGCGCGCTCAACCAGCTCGACGATGCCGGTACCGGCCTCTACTGCGGCGGTTCGAGCAACTCGCCGTTCGGTTCGTTCGTGCCGCTTTCGGACAAGAGCGCCTACCAGGGCCAGACGCTGGTCAACAACCGCAGCGGTGACGGCACGCTCGTCCCCTACGACAATTCCTATGCCTACAACTACGCGCCGGACAACTACTTCCAGCGTTCGGACGAGCGCATCACCGCCGGTGGTTTCGCACACTTCGACTTCAGCAAGGCTGCCCAGCTTTACGGCAGCTTCATGTACATGCACGACCAGACCTTCTCGCAGGTCGCACCCTCGGCCATCTGGCTGGGCACGGCCTTCGCGATCCCGTGCAACCATCCCTACGCCAGTGCCGCGCAGCTCAACGCGATCTGCGGCAGCGCGGCGGGCACCGACACCACCGAAGACTCGCTGGTCGCCTACCGCATGAACGTGGCGCCGCGCCGCGACAACCTGCGCTACAACGACTACCGCTATTCGGCCGGCCTCAAGGGCGACCTGGGCAGCGGTTTCTCCTACGACGTCAATTACATGTACTCGCTGGTCAAGTACAACGAGACCTACATGAACGACGTCGACCAGGTGAAGGCGGCCCGCGCGCTTGACGTGGTGAGCGTCAATGGCGTGGCGACCTGCCGTTCGGTGGTCAACGGCACCGATCCGAACTGCATCCCGGTCAACGTGTTCACGCCCGGCGGCGTGACCGCCGAACAGGCCGCCTACCTCTTCACCGAGAGCAACACCGCCTCGCGCAACTCGCTGTCGGTGTTCTCGGGCTCGCTGAGCGGCGACCTGGGCGAGATGGGCGTGACCCTGCCCTGGGCCAGCCACGGCGTCGGCATCGCGCTGGGTGCGGAACGTCGCCGCGAGACGCTCAAGTTCACGGCAGACGAAGTCGCCCAGCAGAACGGCACCGTCGATACCGACGGCGTCATCAGCGTGACCGAGGCCTACGGCGAAATCGAAGTGCCGCTGATCGAAGACCAGCCGTTCATCCGCTCGCTCAGTATCAACGGCGGCCTGCGCTACTCGTCCTACGACAACAAGCAGCACTCGACCGGCCTCGGTTCCAGCTACAACGTGTGGACCTACAAGGCCGAACTGAGCTGGCAGCCGGTTGACGACCTGCGCATCCGCGCCAGCTACAACCACGCCATCCGCGCGCCCAACGTCGGCGAGCTGTTCGGCGCCCAGTCGGTCGGCAACGTGTCGGCCATCGATCCCTGCGCCGGTGCCACGCCGACCGCCTCGCTGGCAGTCTGCGAACTGACCGGCGTGACGGCCGCGCAGTACGGCAAGATCGTCGAATGCCCGAGCGACACCTGCTCCGCGCTCGGCGGTGGCAATACCGCGCTCAAGCCGGAAACCGCAGACACCTACACTGTCGGCTTCGTGCTGACGCCGAAGGCCCTGCGCCGCTTCTCGCTCTCGGTCGACTACTTCAACATCAAGGTGAAGGACTACATCGGCTCGATTGCCCCCTCGCTGATCATCAGCCAGTGTGCATCGACGGGTGATCCCTACTTCTGCGGCCTGTTCAAGCGCGATCCGCGCTCGGGCGCCCTGTTCGGCCAGAACGCGGGCTATATCGTCTCGACCACGCTCAACACCGGCTACCTCAAGACCTCCGGCATCGACGTCACGGCGGACTACACCCTGCCGCTCGGCGGCGCCGGCCAGCTCAACTTCAACGTCGTCGGCACCTGGCTTGCCGAACAGAAGGCAGAGCCGGTTCCGGGCATGGGCTCGTACGACTGCAAGGGCTACTTCGGCTACACCTGCGGCCAGCCCAACCCCGAATGGCGCCACGTCGCGCGTCTGACCTGGATGGGCGAAAGCGACACCACCGTCTCGCTGTCCTGGCGCCACATCGGCGGCACCAAGCTGTCGAGCCTTTCGGACAACCCGTTCCTCACCGGCACGCCGAGCATCATCAATCGCAAGATCGATGCCTACAACTACTTCGATCTCTCGCTCTCGCAGGCGATCGACAAGCAGTTCACCCTGCGCGCGGGCGTGAACAACATGTTCGACAAGGATCCGCCGGCCCTCGCCGCAGGCGTGCTCTCCTCGTTCGGCAACGGCAACACCTACCCGG
- a CDS encoding glycoside hydrolase family 27 protein codes for MKHALIKAAALGPMLAGALLASTSPVLAKTAYDGVWLFDDTPPTPGVTMMEITSKGGKIAGSVTTKWYGPVEMMNPHIEGGVLKFEARNLNDRDHPTRPWSVAIEDGRAHLKGRIWESEVDSTGRPGTAKDAKARAFQFTALPAMGTPIPSKLAATPPMGWSSWNKFAEHIDDKTVRAMADAMVSSGLRDAGYIYINIDDGWQGERDAKGVLQPNAKFPDMKALTAYVHSKGLKIGIYSSQGPKTCAGYIGSYGHVKQDADTYADWGFDYLKYDLCSGEWFYADADTVKRSYYEMGKALQEAGKRTGRDILFSLCEYGRFDVGSWGRDVGGQLWRTTGDITDDYPTMAKIGFDKNGNPAWAGPHGWNDPDMLEIGNGGMSGDEYRTHMSLWAMSAAPLMMGHDLREMSAETLAMLTNRRVIAVDQDALGVQGKAVRKAGTMEVWSKPLADGRVALALFNRGDAPAPLALTPADAGLAAIDSVEDVWSGARSAALPAGYQVPARGVVMVVVHGAKAS; via the coding sequence ATGAAACACGCCCTTATCAAAGCCGCCGCCCTTGGCCCCATGCTGGCAGGCGCGCTGCTTGCCAGCACCTCTCCGGTTCTCGCCAAGACCGCCTACGACGGCGTCTGGCTGTTCGACGACACCCCGCCCACCCCCGGCGTGACGATGATGGAAATCACCTCCAAGGGCGGCAAGATCGCCGGCTCGGTCACCACCAAGTGGTACGGCCCGGTCGAGATGATGAACCCGCACATCGAAGGCGGCGTGCTGAAGTTCGAGGCCCGCAACCTCAACGACCGCGACCACCCGACGCGCCCGTGGAGCGTCGCCATCGAGGACGGCCGCGCCCACCTCAAGGGCCGGATCTGGGAATCGGAAGTGGACAGCACCGGCCGCCCCGGCACCGCGAAGGACGCCAAGGCCCGCGCCTTCCAGTTCACCGCGCTCCCGGCGATGGGCACGCCGATCCCCAGCAAGCTGGCCGCCACTCCGCCGATGGGCTGGAGCAGCTGGAACAAGTTCGCCGAACACATCGATGACAAGACCGTGCGCGCGATGGCCGATGCCATGGTCTCCTCCGGCCTGCGCGACGCCGGCTATATCTACATCAACATCGACGACGGCTGGCAGGGCGAGCGCGATGCCAAGGGCGTGCTCCAGCCCAATGCCAAGTTCCCCGACATGAAGGCGCTGACCGCCTACGTCCATTCGAAGGGCCTGAAGATCGGCATCTACTCCTCGCAGGGGCCGAAGACCTGCGCGGGCTACATCGGCAGCTACGGCCATGTGAAGCAGGACGCCGATACCTATGCCGACTGGGGCTTCGACTACCTCAAGTACGACCTGTGCTCCGGTGAATGGTTCTACGCCGATGCCGACACCGTGAAGCGCAGCTACTATGAAATGGGCAAGGCGCTGCAGGAAGCCGGCAAGCGGACCGGGCGCGACATCCTGTTCTCGCTGTGCGAATATGGCCGTTTCGACGTCGGCAGCTGGGGCCGCGACGTCGGCGGCCAGCTCTGGCGCACGACCGGCGACATCACCGACGATTACCCGACGATGGCCAAGATCGGCTTCGACAAGAACGGCAACCCCGCCTGGGCCGGACCGCACGGCTGGAACGACCCCGACATGCTGGAAATCGGCAATGGCGGCATGAGCGGGGATGAATACCGCACCCACATGTCGCTCTGGGCGATGTCCGCAGCGCCGCTGATGATGGGCCATGACCTGCGCGAGATGAGCGCGGAGACGCTGGCCATGCTTACCAATCGCCGGGTCATCGCCGTCGATCAGGATGCGCTTGGCGTGCAGGGCAAGGCCGTGCGCAAGGCCGGCACGATGGAAGTCTGGAGCAAGCCGCTTGCCGACGGCCGCGTTGCGCTCGCGCTGTTCAATCGCGGCGATGCGCCCGCACCGCTTGCGCTCACTCCGGCCGACGCAGGGCTTGCCGCAATCGACAGTGTCGAGGACGTGTGGAGCGGCGCCCGGTCGGCCGCCCTGCCCGCCGGCTATCAGGTCCCGGCGCGGGGCGTGGTGATGGTTGTCGTCCACGGCGCAAAGGCCAGCTGA
- a CDS encoding amino acid permease, with translation MLGPRKSIEKLSQRYSGHSLAKTLSWPHLIALGVGAIVGTGIYTLTGVGAERAGPAVILAFAVAGAVCACAALAYAEMATMIPAAGSAYTFSYAAMGETVAWVVGWSLILEYSLACSTVAVGWSGYLVGWIESAGIHLPHALLVGPHGGGIINMPAVIVALAVMGMLIAGTRESATLNIILVIIKLVALSIFVFMAAPAFNADNMHPFMPYGFASTEVGGMQRGVMAAAAIVFFAFYGFDAVATSAEEAKNPGRDLTIGIVGSMVVCTAIYMAVAISAIGALPFQQLANSPEPLALVLRQLGQPVAAHLIALAAVLALPSVILVMMYGQSRVFFVMARDGLLPRSLAKISPRTGAPTRITLITGVSIALVAGIFRLDEIAELANAGTLIAFISVGACLMILRRRSPQLPRLFKCPQPYLVGTLTILGCAYLLFSLPSTTLVRFGAWNVIGLLAYCLYGRSRSEAALEAKAAS, from the coding sequence ATGCTCGGACCGCGTAAATCCATAGAAAAACTGTCGCAACGCTATTCCGGACACTCCCTCGCCAAGACACTGAGCTGGCCGCACCTGATCGCCCTTGGCGTCGGCGCGATCGTCGGCACCGGCATCTACACACTGACGGGCGTCGGCGCCGAGCGCGCCGGCCCCGCCGTGATCCTGGCCTTTGCCGTCGCCGGTGCGGTCTGCGCCTGCGCCGCGCTCGCCTACGCCGAGATGGCCACGATGATCCCGGCCGCGGGCAGCGCCTATACGTTCTCCTACGCCGCGATGGGCGAAACCGTCGCCTGGGTGGTGGGCTGGAGCCTGATCCTCGAATATTCGCTGGCCTGCTCCACGGTGGCGGTCGGCTGGTCCGGCTATCTGGTCGGCTGGATCGAATCCGCCGGCATCCACCTGCCCCACGCCCTGCTGGTCGGCCCGCATGGCGGCGGCATCATCAACATGCCTGCGGTAATTGTCGCCCTCGCGGTGATGGGCATGCTGATCGCCGGCACGCGCGAAAGCGCGACGCTGAATATCATTCTCGTCATCATCAAGCTGGTCGCGCTGTCGATCTTCGTGTTCATGGCGGCCCCAGCCTTTAATGCCGATAACATGCACCCCTTCATGCCTTACGGCTTTGCCAGCACCGAAGTGGGCGGCATGCAGCGCGGCGTGATGGCGGCGGCGGCCATCGTGTTCTTCGCCTTCTACGGTTTCGACGCGGTCGCCACTTCCGCGGAAGAAGCCAAGAACCCCGGCCGCGACCTCACCATCGGCATCGTCGGTTCGATGGTGGTCTGCACCGCGATCTACATGGCCGTCGCCATCTCGGCGATCGGTGCCCTGCCCTTCCAGCAGCTTGCCAACTCGCCCGAACCGCTCGCCCTCGTGCTGCGCCAGCTTGGCCAGCCGGTTGCCGCGCACCTGATCGCGCTTGCCGCCGTTCTGGCGCTGCCCTCGGTCATCCTCGTGATGATGTACGGCCAGAGCCGCGTGTTCTTCGTGATGGCGCGTGACGGCCTGCTGCCGCGCAGCCTTGCCAAGATCAGCCCGCGCACCGGCGCGCCGACCCGCATCACGCTGATCACCGGCGTCTCGATCGCCCTCGTCGCCGGCATCTTCCGCCTCGATGAGATTGCCGAACTGGCCAATGCCGGTACGCTGATCGCCTTTATCTCGGTCGGCGCCTGCCTGATGATCCTGCGCCGCCGCTCGCCGCAGCTGCCGCGCCTGTTCAAGTGCCCGCAGCCCTATCTGGTCGGCACCCTGACGATCCTGGGCTGCGCCTACCTGCTGTTCAGCCTGCCCTCGACGACGCTGGTCCGCTTCGGCGCCTGGAACGTCATCGGCCTCCTCGCCTACTGCCTCTATGGCCGCAGCCGCAGCGAAGCCGCCCTCGAAGCCAAGGCTGCTTCGTAA
- a CDS encoding GntR family transcriptional regulator: MTIVVRTLAERIFDVIRERIVEGKLPVMEPVRQDALAAELGVSKIPLREALARLEHEGLLTSQANRGWFVRPMSTDQAEEIYQLRLSIEPVAAAYACTLADADDKQAAIKAFEILDVAAKDNLAEVAVRNREFHVALVRPGKRLLTTQLVERLEVLAERYVLSHLEPAGRGDRAHMEHRDLLDAWLAGDAAKVQGLLTQHIASTLDDLRAHFTAAQTG; the protein is encoded by the coding sequence GTGACAATCGTCGTCCGCACCCTTGCTGAACGCATTTTCGACGTGATCCGCGAAAGGATCGTCGAAGGGAAGCTACCCGTGATGGAGCCCGTGCGCCAGGATGCACTGGCCGCCGAACTCGGCGTCAGCAAGATCCCCCTGCGCGAGGCACTCGCCCGGCTCGAACATGAAGGCCTGCTGACCAGCCAGGCCAATCGCGGGTGGTTCGTCCGCCCGATGTCGACCGACCAGGCCGAGGAAATCTACCAGCTTCGCCTTTCTATCGAACCGGTCGCCGCGGCCTATGCCTGCACCCTCGCCGACGCGGATGACAAGCAGGCCGCCATCAAGGCGTTCGAAATCCTCGACGTCGCGGCCAAGGACAACCTGGCCGAAGTGGCCGTGCGCAACCGCGAATTCCACGTCGCGCTGGTGCGCCCGGGCAAGCGCTTGCTGACCACCCAGCTGGTCGAGCGCCTTGAAGTCCTGGCCGAGCGTTATGTGCTCTCGCACCTCGAACCGGCCGGACGCGGCGACCGCGCCCACATGGAACACCGTGACCTGCTCGATGCCTGGCTCGCCGGAGATGCGGCCAAGGTGCAGGGCCTGCTCACCCAACACATCGCCAGCACGCTTGACGACTTGCGTGCCCATTTCACTGCCGCTCAGACCGGCTGA
- a CDS encoding FAD-binding oxidoreductase yields the protein MGRTAIVGGGVVGLCTGIALLDAGRAVTVVDDDLAGAAASWGNAGHIAVEQVEPLASMEAVRSLPGRLFSRGGALAFPPSAIGRWLPFGLRLLAASRPAQFRKGCAALRPLMAEAMPAWRTMADAIGAPDLLREDGHFIVWHGEQAAISGRKAWESADTGAARVQDVSAAERAVLDGLGAQPAAGAVRFTGSGQIADLGDLRKALRAAFVQRGGVIVERHAELHVQGGKAVLPGVEADTILICAGVRSRALMEAAGHKVPIIAERGYHVRADASGWAADLPPVVFEERSMIVTRYRDCVQAASFVELGDPDAPADPRKWERLERHVRELGLPIAGPFRRWMGCRPTLPDYLPAIGRSRRVDNLHYAFGHQHLGLTLAPITARLMAAAMAGGEPVAQLAPFDIERFA from the coding sequence GTGGGGCGTACAGCAATCGTCGGCGGCGGGGTCGTGGGGCTTTGCACGGGCATCGCCCTGCTGGACGCGGGGCGTGCGGTCACCGTGGTCGACGACGACCTCGCAGGCGCGGCGGCATCGTGGGGCAATGCCGGCCATATCGCCGTCGAGCAGGTGGAGCCGCTGGCCTCGATGGAAGCCGTGCGCAGCCTGCCGGGCCGACTGTTCTCGCGCGGCGGCGCGCTGGCGTTTCCGCCTTCCGCGATCGGCCGCTGGTTGCCGTTCGGACTGCGCTTGCTGGCTGCATCGCGCCCGGCGCAGTTCCGCAAGGGCTGCGCGGCGCTGCGTCCGCTGATGGCAGAGGCGATGCCGGCCTGGCGCACCATGGCCGATGCCATCGGCGCGCCGGATCTGCTGCGCGAGGATGGCCATTTCATCGTCTGGCACGGTGAACAGGCTGCGATTTCCGGGCGCAAGGCCTGGGAAAGCGCGGATACCGGTGCCGCGCGTGTCCAGGACGTCAGCGCGGCCGAGCGTGCGGTGCTGGATGGTCTTGGCGCCCAGCCGGCGGCGGGGGCGGTGCGTTTTACCGGCAGCGGGCAGATTGCCGACCTCGGCGATCTCCGCAAGGCGCTGCGCGCGGCGTTCGTGCAGCGCGGCGGGGTGATCGTGGAGCGCCACGCGGAACTGCACGTGCAAGGCGGCAAGGCCGTCCTGCCGGGCGTGGAGGCCGATACGATCCTGATCTGCGCCGGCGTGCGTTCGCGTGCCCTGATGGAAGCGGCCGGCCACAAGGTGCCGATCATTGCCGAGCGCGGCTATCACGTGCGCGCGGATGCTTCAGGTTGGGCGGCGGACTTGCCTCCCGTGGTGTTCGAGGAACGCTCGATGATCGTCACGCGCTACCGGGACTGCGTGCAGGCGGCGAGCTTTGTCGAACTGGGCGATCCCGACGCGCCTGCCGATCCCCGCAAGTGGGAGCGTCTCGAACGCCATGTGCGCGAACTGGGACTGCCGATCGCGGGGCCGTTCCGGCGCTGGATGGGCTGCCGCCCGACGCTGCCGGACTACCTGCCCGCCATCGGTCGCTCGCGCCGGGTCGACAACCTGCATTATGCCTTCGGGCACCAGCATCTCGGCCTGACGCTGGCGCCGATCACGGCCCGGCTCATGGCGGCGGCGATGGCGGGCGGGGAGCCGGTGGCACAACTGGCGCCCTTCGACATCGAGCGTTTTGCGTAA
- a CDS encoding putative bifunctional diguanylate cyclase/phosphodiesterase — MEKRSQSPQALPKELPVLAVLGFTEPAEGDWAHLRGLQYSCLARAKAVRMATQVAAIIAAIAVLLRHLPPLAIAGWAGCAFIVLWWGMRNERQFADAERRRLTRAEIRSHAVTVIARAVIWAIPVCAFGPFVDQQVQVKLWTVVAMLMTACAVLVPGVPLGTLIFTSIVGGSTIAYFIVLGTYDMALVGLAFVGVVIAGAVESARQYLSTKVAEAGMHERDEVVSMLLREFEEGEADWLWQIDTARRVRAVSPRFAFALGRDASEIEGVPFIQLIAGSAWDSGQFPPSLHDLAERLKRRESFSNVLVRVSIDGHPRWWELSGTPKISDNGQFDGFRGVGSDVTEARENSDKIAWLARYDTLTGLPNRLMLTEALGEALVYAEQWRTRCAFLMIDLDRFKAVNDTLGHLVGDQLLARVSERLKSQMTDSELCGRLGGDEFAIVIRDASDLEHVNRVAQRVIHSLSQPYHVDHHTLYVGASVGSAIGPRDGQTVETLMRNADLALYRSKDGGGNAHYTYEPALHAHAEERRQLEFSLRAALQREEFTLNYQPVVDAHSEGVLSFEALLRWNSKEHGFVSPAKFIPLAEDTRLIVPIGEWVLKEACREAMNWPEHVRVAVNVSGEQLLDHNFAPSVVAALTQSGLSASRLELEVTESIFLRDATLARSALEQVMALGCKIALDDFGTGYSSLGYLRKLRFSTIKVDRSFVQGAATGNAESLAIIRAVVAMADSLDMSTTAEGAETEKEVEMIRQLGCRKIQGYYFGRPMSARDALGLFRNRSFVHDQSAA, encoded by the coding sequence GTGGAAAAACGGTCGCAATCACCTCAAGCTCTCCCGAAGGAGCTGCCCGTCCTTGCCGTGCTCGGTTTTACCGAGCCGGCAGAGGGTGACTGGGCACACCTTCGCGGTCTCCAGTACTCCTGCCTTGCCCGCGCGAAGGCGGTACGCATGGCAACACAAGTGGCGGCCATCATCGCCGCCATCGCGGTGCTGCTGCGCCACCTGCCCCCGCTCGCCATAGCCGGCTGGGCGGGCTGCGCCTTCATCGTCCTGTGGTGGGGCATGCGAAACGAGCGCCAGTTCGCCGATGCCGAACGGCGCCGCCTGACCCGCGCCGAAATTCGCAGCCATGCCGTGACAGTCATTGCCCGCGCGGTGATCTGGGCCATCCCGGTCTGCGCTTTCGGGCCCTTCGTCGACCAGCAGGTACAAGTCAAACTCTGGACCGTGGTCGCCATGCTGATGACCGCCTGCGCGGTTCTGGTGCCCGGCGTACCGCTGGGCACACTGATCTTCACCAGCATCGTCGGCGGCTCGACGATCGCCTACTTCATCGTCCTTGGCACCTATGACATGGCGCTGGTCGGCCTGGCCTTCGTGGGCGTCGTCATTGCCGGGGCCGTGGAAAGCGCGCGCCAGTACCTTTCGACCAAGGTTGCCGAAGCCGGCATGCACGAGCGTGACGAGGTCGTCTCGATGCTGCTGCGCGAGTTCGAGGAGGGCGAGGCCGACTGGCTCTGGCAGATCGACACCGCCCGCCGCGTCCGCGCCGTGTCCCCCCGCTTCGCCTTTGCGCTGGGCCGCGATGCCTCCGAGATCGAAGGCGTCCCCTTCATCCAGCTGATCGCCGGCTCCGCCTGGGACAGCGGCCAGTTCCCGCCCAGCCTTCATGACCTTGCCGAACGCCTCAAGCGCCGCGAGAGCTTCTCGAACGTGCTGGTGCGCGTCTCGATTGACGGCCACCCGCGCTGGTGGGAGCTTTCCGGCACCCCCAAGATCAGCGACAACGGCCAGTTCGACGGCTTCCGCGGCGTCGGCTCGGACGTCACCGAAGCGCGCGAGAATTCCGACAAGATCGCCTGGCTCGCCCGCTACGATACGCTGACCGGCCTGCCCAACCGCCTGATGCTGACCGAGGCGCTGGGCGAAGCACTGGTCTATGCCGAACAGTGGCGCACCCGCTGCGCCTTCCTGATGATCGACCTCGACCGGTTCAAGGCCGTCAACGACACGCTCGGCCACCTCGTCGGCGACCAGTTGCTCGCCCGCGTGTCCGAGCGGCTCAAGAGCCAGATGACCGACAGCGAACTGTGCGGCCGCCTCGGCGGCGACGAATTCGCCATCGTCATCCGCGATGCTTCGGACCTCGAACATGTGAACCGCGTGGCGCAGCGGGTGATCCACTCCCTGTCGCAGCCCTACCACGTGGACCATCACACGCTTTACGTGGGCGCCTCGGTCGGCTCCGCGATCGGCCCGCGCGACGGGCAGACGGTCGAGACGCTTATGCGCAATGCCGACCTTGCCCTCTACCGTTCGAAGGACGGCGGCGGCAACGCCCATTACACGTACGAGCCCGCGCTCCACGCCCATGCCGAAGAGCGCCGCCAGCTCGAATTCTCGCTGCGCGCGGCGCTCCAGCGCGAGGAATTCACGCTCAATTACCAGCCCGTGGTCGATGCCCATAGCGAAGGCGTGCTCTCGTTCGAGGCCCTGCTGCGCTGGAACAGCAAGGAACACGGTTTCGTCAGCCCGGCAAAGTTCATCCCGCTGGCCGAGGACACCCGCCTGATCGTCCCGATCGGCGAATGGGTGCTCAAGGAAGCCTGCCGCGAAGCGATGAACTGGCCCGAGCATGTGCGCGTGGCGGTCAACGTCTCGGGCGAGCAACTCCTCGACCACAACTTCGCGCCGAGCGTCGTCGCCGCCCTCACCCAGAGCGGGCTCTCCGCCTCGCGCCTCGAACTGGAAGTGACCGAAAGCATCTTCCTGCGCGATGCCACCCTTGCCCGTTCGGCGCTGGAACAGGTCATGGCGCTGGGCTGCAAGATCGCGCTCGACGACTTCGGCACCGGCTATTCCTCGCTCGGCTACCTGCGCAAGCTGCGCTTCTCGACCATCAAGGTCGACCGCTCCTTCGTGCAGGGCGCCGCGACCGGCAATGCCGAAAGCCTCGCGATCATCCGCGCCGTCGTTGCCATGGCGGACAGCCTCGACATGTCGACCACGGCGGAAGGCGCGGAGACCGAGAAGGAAGTCGAAATGATCCGCCAGCTCGGTTGCCGCAAGATCCAGGGCTACTATTTCGGCCGCCCGATGTCGGCACGCGACGCCCTCGGGCTGTTCCGCAACCGCAGTTTTGTACACGACCAGTCGGCGGCCTGA